The Candidatus Methylomirabilis limnetica DNA window ACTGAAGAGTCAGGCTTTTGCCGCTGGTGAAATGATTCCAGCCAAGTACACGTGTGATGGGCAAGACATCTCCCCACCACTAAGCTGGTCAGACCCTCCGGCCGGGACAATAGAGTTTGCCCTCATCTCGGACGATCCTGATGCGCCGGTCGGCACGTGGGTCCACTGGGTCATGTGGAACATCCCCGCCGGCGCCGGCGCACTCGACGAGGATCTACCCAAGACCGCATCGCTGCTAAACGGTACCAAACAGGGAACCACCGATTTCCACCGGATCGGCTATGGCGGCCCATGTCCCCCTTCTGGGACTCATCGGTATTTCTTCAAGCTGTACGCGCTCGATACGGCGATGAATCTCCCCGCAAGCACGACCAAGAAGGATCTGGAGAAGGCGATGCAGGGTCATATCCTCGGCCAAACGGAGTTGATGGGAACATACCGCCGGAGGTGAGGATGGCTGTCGAAAAGGCGTTGCGGCACTATCTGGTACGCCATGGAGAGGCAAAGGCCGACATGGAGGATTCCGCCAGGCCGCTAAGCGATCGTGGGCGCGATGAGATTCAGCGAGTGGCCAGGCATGCCGCGATCCTGGGACTTGAGGTGGCACAGATACGCCACTCCGGTAAGGTGCGCGCGCGGCAGACCGCTGAAATCCTGGCCGAACACCTCGCGCCGCGGCTCGGTATTCGACAGATCGAGGGCCTCGCGCCCGGTGACGCGCCGGACAGGGCCCGAGCCGAGCTGGAGGCTGCCGGGGAACCGCTGATGCTCGTGGGCCACCTGCCGCACCTGAGCCGCCTCGTCTCGGCTCTGGTGCTGGGCGATAACGAGGAGGAGATCATCTGGCCGGATACAGG harbors:
- a CDS encoding YbhB/YbcL family Raf kinase inhibitor-like protein, whose product is MRCREALEETMTPFGVGTKLVIAVGLAALLIGAGGVTMELKSQAFAAGEMIPAKYTCDGQDISPPLSWSDPPAGTIEFALISDDPDAPVGTWVHWVMWNIPAGAGALDEDLPKTASLLNGTKQGTTDFHRIGYGGPCPPSGTHRYFFKLYALDTAMNLPASTTKKDLEKAMQGHILGQTELMGTYRRR
- the sixA gene encoding phosphohistidine phosphatase SixA, which gives rise to MAVEKALRHYLVRHGEAKADMEDSARPLSDRGRDEIQRVARHAAILGLEVAQIRHSGKVRARQTAEILAEHLAPRLGIRQIEGLAPGDAPDRARAELEAAGEPLMLVGHLPHLSRLVSALVLGDNEEEIIWPDTGTMVCLAKTERGFRLLWVLTPELAQA